The genomic region CATCGGCGGTCTGCGGGCGCTGCTGCTGCAGTCGTTGCACCCGCTGGCGATGGCCGCGGTGGCGCAGCACTCCGACTACCGCACGGACCCGTGGGGCCGTTTGCAGCGTACGAGCCTGTTCGTGGGCGTGACCACGTACGGCACGAAGGCCGATGCGCACAAGGCGATCGACAAGCTGGCGCACATCCACTCGTACATCCACGGCACCGCATCGGACGGGCGCGCCTATCGGGCCGACGACCCGCACCTGCTGCAGTGGGTGCACGTGGCCGAGGTGGACAGCTTCCTGCGCTGCCACCGGCGGTACGGCGAGAAGCCGCTCGACGACTACGACGGCTATGTGGCCGACATGGCGGTGATCGCGCGGGCCATGGGCCTCCAGGACCCGCCGGAGACCGTCCAGGAGCTCGACGACCGGATCAACGCGTACCGGCCGGAGCTGAAAGGCACGCAAGAAGCTCGGGAGGCCGCCCGGTTCCTGCTGCTCAAGGCGCCGCTGCCGTTCGTCGCGAAGGGCCCGTACGCGGTCCTGAGCGCCACCGCCGTGGCCACCCTGCCGGTCTGGGCGCGCATCCCGTTGCGGCTGCCCTACCTGCCGATCTCCGAAGCGACCGGCGTGAAGCTCGCCGGGCACGCGTTGATGCGCGGCCTGCGCTGGGTCACGAGCTGAGGAAGTCCACCACCAGCGGTGAGGCGACCGAGCGGAACTCCTCGAAGTAACCGTGCCGTGCGCCTTCGATGAGCTCCATGCGCGCGTCGGGGATCCGTTCGGTGATGAGCGGGGCGTTCGCGGTCGGGTTGAAGATGTCGTCGGTGCCGTGCACCACGAGAGTCGGGCACTTGATGGACGGCAAGGCGTCCCACGCGTCGTGCTCGCCGCTCGCCAAAAGGTGCAGCTTGCGCGCGTAGGGCGGCATCTCAGGGTCGCCGAGCGTGTTGAACGGGCCCCGGTACGCCGGCGTGTACATCAGGTCGACGAGTGCTTTGCGCGCCTTCATCTGGTCGACCTGTGCCAGCGACTTGCGCACCTCGGGGCTGCGTTCGACGGCGTGCGGGCCGCCGGGGGAGGTGCAGCCGAGCACCAGCTTCGCGACGCGGTCCGGGTGTGACGCGGCGATCCACTGCGCGATCCGGCCGCCCATCGAGGTGCCGTAGACGAACGCCTCCGCGATGCCCGCGTCGTCGAGCACGGCCACGCAGTCCGAGGCGAAGAGCCGCGTGCTGTACGGCAGGTCCGGCTTGTCGCTGGAACCGGTCCCGCGGTTGTCCATGGTGATCGTGGTGAAGGCGGACGTGAAGTCCGGCAGCACCTGGCGCCACCACCGCGACGAGTTCGACTGGCCCGCGATCAGCAGCAGCGGCGGCCCCGACCCCTCGACCGAGTAGAAGAGGGCTGTTCCGTCGGAAGCACGGGCGTGGGGCACGACCGGTGAGTCTACGACCTTGATTTTCCGATAGATGGTCTAGTCCAATTCGGGGTGGACCCCCTGCCGGCCGCCACGCGTGAGGGATGGAGCAGCCATGACGTTGTTCGCTCGAATAGCCGCGGTGGCGGCACTGGTGCTCGGCACCGTGATCGTGAGCCTCGCCCCTGCCAGCGCCGCCGGAGTCACGGCGACGTTCGCCAAGCAGTCCTGGGCCACCGGCTACACCGCGACGGTCACGGTCAAGAACGAGACCAGCGCGGCCATCAGCTCCTGGAAGGTCGAGTTCGACTACCCGGCGGGCACGAGCGTCGGCGCGTACTGGGACTCGTTGCTCACCAAGAGCGGCAACCACCACACGTTCGTCAACCGCGAGTACAACGGCTCGGTGGCCCCCGGCGCGAGCGTCACGTTCGGCTTCAACGTGAGCGGCACCGCGGACCCGCAGAACTGCACCATCAACGGTGCGGCGTGCACGGGCGGCGGCACCTCGCCGACCACGACCACCACCACTACGACGACCACCACGACCACTACTACGACGACGACCACGACCGGTCCGCCTCCCACGGGTTCGCTGCCGCGCAAGGTCCTCGTCGGTTACCTGCACGCGAGCTTCGCCAACGGCTCCGGCTACATCCGGATGCGTGACGTGCCGGACGAGTGGGACGTGATCAACCTGTCGTTCGCCGAGTCGACCAGCGCCACCAGCGGCGAGCTCCGGTTCGCCCAGTGCCCGGTCGCGGAGTGCCCGAACGTCGAGTCCGAGGCCGAGTTCATCGCGGGGATCAAGGCCCAGCAGCAGAAGGGCAAGAAGGTCCTGATCTCCATCGGCGGCCAGAACGGTCAGGTGCGCCTGGAGACGACCGCGGCCCGCGACGCGTTCGTGCGCTCGGCGTCGGCGATCATCGACAAGTTCGGCCTGAACGGCCTCGACGTCGACTTCGAGGGCCACTCGCTGTCGCTGAACGCCGGTGACGTCGACTTCAAGAACCCGACCACGCCGGTGATCGTCAACCTGATCTCCGCGCTGAAGTCGCTGAAGTCCCGCTACGGAGCCAACTTCGTGCTCACGATGGCACCGGAGACGTTCTTCGTGCAGGTCGGCTACCAGTTCTACGGCGGCGCGGGCGGCGGCGACTCCCGCACCGGCGCCTACCTGCCGGTGATCGAGGCGATGCGCAACGACCTGACGCTGCTGCACGTCCAGCACTACAACTCGGGCCCGATCATGGGCCTGGACAACCAGTACCACTTCATGGGCGGCCCCGACTTCCACATCTCGATGGCGGACATGGTGCTCGCCGGGTTCCCGGTGCGCGGTGACTCGACCAAGTTCTTCGCACCGCTGCGCCAGGAACAGGTCGCGATCGGCCTGCCCGCCTCGGTCAACGCGGGCAACGGGTTCACCTCCGTCGCGGACGTCCACACCGCTTTGAACTGCCTCACCAAGGGCACCGGGTGCGGCAGCTACAAGCCGAAGGGCGTGTACCCGAACCTGCGCGGCCTCATGACGTGGTCGATCAACTGGGACAAGTTCAACAACTACGAGTTCTCCAAGCAGCACCGGGCCTACCTGCCCAGGTAGCCGCCGCCGGTGGTTCCGCCGTCGTCCCCCGGCGGCGGAACCACCTCAGCAGTCCTGCCGGAACGCCAGGTGCAGCCGGCTCGTGATCTCGTCCGCCGCCTCCTGCGGACGGGTCAGCAGCGTGTGGAACGGCACCGCGTCGCCCGACAGCACCCTGATCCGCGCCGCCGTGCAGACCCCGCCCGTCCCGTGCTCGGTCAGCCCGGCGGCCGGTTCCAGCCCGGCGGCGACGACGACCTCGGCCGGCGCCGGGAGGCCGGACAGCTCGGCGAGCAGCCGCACCGACCGTTCGACCTGCGCGCCCAGCGCGGTGCGGTCGAGCACGGACCCGTGGGCGTTGTACCGCAACGGCGACCACGCGCAGCGCTGACCGGTGCGGTGCACGGCGAGCCCGCGGTGACCGTCGGGGTTGGGCGCCGACCGCACCCACGCGGCGTGCTCCGTGCGGTCCGAGGTCAGCCGGTCGGTGTCGGTGAAGAACGCGTGCCTGCGACCGTGCGTGCCGAACAGCTCCTGCAGCCGTTCCAGCGCGTGTGTCTCCAACCGCCCGTACTCGTCCATCGGCACGAGGTGCACTTCGACGGCGCAACGCTCGACCGCCGAGCTCGTGCCGGTGAGATCGGTGCGCCAGGCGAGCTCCACCGGCCGGCGCAACGTCAGCGTGGTGGTGCTCGGGGGCGCCGAGGCGAACAGCTCGGTGGCGACGGCGATCGTGAACGCCGCCGCGTTGCCGGCCGCGACCGACTGCCACCCGGCGCGGTCGGTCTCGTGCTTGCGCCCGTCTGCCTTGTCGCTGATGCCGCGCACCGCCAGGAACGGCGCCCGGTTCAGGTGCGCCGCCTTCGCCGTGCCCGCGCTCTCCAGCTCGACGGCGGCCGCGTCCGAGTAGTGCTCCCGCAGGACCTGCGCCGACGGCGTGATTCGCGAGTTCAGCACGACCGCACCGGCCGCGATCGGCCGGAAGTGCACCCTGGGCGCGGTCGGCAACCGCCACCGCCCGTCCCGGCTGACCGAGCGCGCGATCTGCTCCAGCTCGTGGTCGGCCTCCCACGCCTGCGGCCGCGCCCCGAAGCCGTTCTCACCCTCGAACCCGCCGTGGTACCCGTAGACCTTCGTGGCCACGACCACGGCCCCCAGATCCAGGTCGTCGTGCAACGCTCCCGCGATCCCGGCGAAGAACACCGCTCGCGGCCGGAACTCCGCGATCGCCCGCTCGGCCAGCACCGCCGCCGGCTGGTTGCCCGCCCCCGCGTTCGCCAGCGCCACCCGCCCGGTGCCACCGCGGATCCGGCCGACCTCGAACCGCGTGCCGGTGGCGTGGCGACGCACGGCGGGGCCTTCGAGGTGGTCCCTGACCGCGGCGTACTCGCTCTCCAAGGCCGTCAGCACGACAACGATGTCGGTCGCTTCGATCGTCACCTTGATCCTGTCCTGACAGGTGCACTCCTGCAGGCAAGCTACCTGCTGGAACGCGATTCCCCCTGACGTGTCCGGTTTTTGTCAATGAACCGTCGACTTCGCACGTCCAGTCCGCAAGTCCATTGTGGACAGCATCTCGGGGCGGTGGAACAACTGATTCGGTTCGGAAATGTGGTAGACGGATGACATGGGCGACTTGACCATCAGGCCGGCGCGACCCGAAGACCTCGGTTCGCTGGCCGAACGGCTCGGGCAGGACCGCTACTTCGCCGACCGCCTCGACCGGCAGTCGGAAGGCAGGGGAGTGCTGCTCACGGCGTGGCTCGACGATCTGGTGATCGGCAACGTCTACCTCTGGCTGGAGGAGGCCGAGGAGCCCGAGATCCGCGCACACCTGCCGGGAACGCCGCTGGTCACCCACCTGGAGATCCACCGCGACCACCGCAGGCAGGGCGTCGGGACCAGCCTGATCGGCGAGGCCGAGCGGCTGCTGGCCGACCGCGGGCACGGCGAGGTGGCACTGGCCGTCGAGGTGAACAACACCGCCGCGGCCAAGCTCTACCTTCGACTGGGCTACCAGGACTGGGGCTACTCGCCGGTCGAGTGCTACTCGCCAGCCGACGAGAACGGGCACCGCGACGTGGAGATCTGCGACGTGATGGTGAAGGCGCTCGGCCGTTAGAAGTACGTGGTGATGTGCGTGAGGCCCAGGTGGGCGATCACCTTGCCGAGGTCGCTCTCGCGTGGCGCGTGCTGCTGGTGGTGGTCGAGGTGCTTCTGCCAGGCCGACCGGTCCTTCCGCCAGGCGTCCACGTACTCCTCGCACCACTTCGGCTGGATGAACCGGGAACGGCCCAGAGCCGCTGTCAGCGAGCGGAGCTTCTTGGCCTTGCGGTCGGGAAGCATCTCGGTGCTCTTCGTCAGTTCCATCGTCTCGAGGATGAACTTCTTCCGCTTCACCAGGTACTGGCTCCAGTAGCGGGCGTCCGCGTGCTGCAACGGCCTGCCCTCGTCCAGCAGCCAGAAGAGCCCTTCCGCGAGAACATCGCCGAACTCCTCCGCCCTGGCCCGCTCTTCGACGTTGAACGGGTCGTACGGCTTCTGGACGGCAGTGCCGATGACCGTGGTCCTGCGCAGCTTCCGGTCGCCGAGCAGGAAGAACCAGTCCTCGTTGTAGATGTCGGGGAAGAACGAGGACGTCGTACCGGCGTGCACCGCCATCGCGCCGCCGCCGACGAACATGTCCTGTGCGCCGCCCGCCTCGCGGTAGGCGTGGCAGACGACCGAGTTGTCGGGGTACCCCTCGATCTTCAAGCCGACTCCGGCGTGGTCGTCGGTGAGCGCTGCCGCCTTGCCGAGGTCGGACGGGTCGGGAATCTCGATGTCGTCGTCCAGGAAGACGATCCGTTCCCACTTCGCCACTCGCGCCAGCAAGAGCCCGAGGTTGCGCTTCAGGCTGAGATCGCTCCGCGGTTCGAACCTGGTGCCCTTCAGCCGGGCACACGTCTCGAACTCGGGCAGGAGTCTCGGTGGGAGATCGTCCACGTCGATCGCCAGCGCCTCCACGCCCGCCGCCGCCGCCCGTCGCACCACTCCGACGGTGGACGTGTCATTCGTGCTGCACAAAGCCACCAGGACGCAGCCGAGCGCCGCTGCCAGGTCGATCGCGTGCTGTACGGCGCGCGGTGGGCGGATGGTGGGCACGATGATCGCCTGCACCTGTGCGGGAGGCGTGGGTCTCGGCGCGACGAGCAGACCGCGGTGTGAACCGTGGTGGTGTTCGGAGCGGACCCTGGTGGCGTTCTTCACAGGATCACGCTGACCATTCGTGCAGGAGGTGGTCGTCGCTGGTCCAGTCCGGCGTGATCACCGTGCCCTGCAGGACGGGCACCCGGCTGAGGATGCTGAACGAGTCCAGGCCGGCGAACCGGCTCCGGGCGTGGGCGGTGTTGCGGTCGCGGAACCGGGCGTCGGTCAGCGCACGGACAGCTCCGAGCACTCCGCGGGAGAAGGCGCCGTTGCACATGGTGACGGTGCGCTTCTGGTTGAAGGGGTTGCGCGACCGGTAGAAGAGCGCGACGTCCTCCTCGAGCACCTGGCTGTTGCCGACCTTGCGCAACTTCGGCAGGAACGTCTTGACCTCCACGTCGTCGTCGACCTCGAACCCGCTCACGTCCGTGTCGTCGGGACGCTGTTGCTGGCGTATCGGCAGGTCGATGCGGTGCAGGAGTTCGGCGGTGATCTGGTTCCAGTCGACACCACCCAGCAGCACCAGGTGGCTGGAGCTCTCGTCGGCCGTGAGAATCCCTGCTCCTGGACGTACGCGCACGGTGTTGGTCGGGTTCATCGCACGGATGTGGCCGTGCAGTTCGAACAGGGAGTCCAGGTCCGAGTACTGGTAGAGCTCGACGTAGTCGGGGTCTTCCGGACCTGCCCCGGGGAGCTGTGTGCGCAGGCGTTCGGGCAGCTTGGAACACACGATGGTGATGTCTTCGTGGGGAGGCAGCCGCCACAGGTTGTCCGCGTCGGGTGGCACGTTCTCGGCAGGTGACTCGCCCAGCGCACGGGTGCGCAGCACGATCAGTTCGGCGAGCAGAGCCTCCCTGGCCGCCTGTTCCTCGTCGCTCAGGGAGGCCAGCACCCGGTACGGCTGCCTCTCGACCGATCGGCTCGTGGCGAAGAAGGTGGCGTAGGCCTCCAGTCGCTGCTCTGGAGGCACCACCGGGTTCCGCTTGTGCTCCCACGACGAGATCAGGGGGACGCTGACCTTGAACGCCTCCGCCAGCTGCTCCTGGGTGATGGGCTTACCAGGCCAGCCCCTGGTGCGCAGCGACCGGAGTCGCCGCGCGAGCTGGAGTGCCGGTTCCGCGGAGGTCACGCCATCACGTCCTTCAGCTGAACTTCAGTGCAAGGAGCTGGCAACACTGGTTCATCGCCGGGTGTCAGGCCACCATTACAGCCGGGTTCAGTAACCCGATGGTGTGTATGTGGCAATCTTCCAAGCTATTGCTCGGACTTCAGTTGAGCCCTACTCTCAACTATAGACATAAACCCTAGATCAACTGAAGTTAACTGAAGTACATCGCTCTACCGGGTGACCATCACCAGTGCCCGAACCTCCGCACGCTTCGAAGGTCAGGAGGCGGGGAGCCATGAGTACCCCCTCGATACAACCGTGTCAGCGCACGATCCTCGCTGTAGGCATGGCGCCGTCGCAGGCCTGCGGCAACTCGGTGAAGGGGCGGCTGCGCGCGGCCATGATCGCGCTCGTCGAGCAGGCCCTGGTGGACAGCGGGGTGACCGCTGACCTGCGGGACCGGTACGTCGACCGCGGCGACTGGCTGATCGTGCTGGTCCACCCGACGGACAGGATTCCGAAGACCTGGTTGCTGACCAGGCTCGTGCCGAAGATGAAGGCGCTCCTCGACGAGCGCAACGCCGGGCAGTACTACCCGCTGCGGCTCAGGCTCGTGATCCACCCCGGTGACGTCACGTGCGACGACCTCGGGTGGTTCGGGGAGGACATCGACATCGCGACCGGTCTGCTCACGGCGTCGGCGCTCGAGCAGACCACGGCGCCGCTGGTGCTGGTGGTGTCTGACCAGATCCACCGCTCGGTCATCAGGCACGGGTACGACGGGGTCGACGACTGGGTGTTCGTGCCGTTGCCCAGGGTCGAGGTGGCGGGGGAGGAGTGCAAAGGATGGGTGCACGTCCCGGACGAGGTGTGAGGCGTGGTTCCCGTTGCCGCGGCACGGCAACGGGAACCACGCCCGGTCGTCACGCCAGCGTCGACCAGAACTGCAGCTCGTAGGCCTGCAGCAGCCGGCCGTAGCGCCACGCGTGCCCAGGCTGCCAGCCCGCGTCGAGCGCCGCCTGGATCGCCGCGACCGCCCGCTCCTCCAGCTGGGGTGCGGGGGTTGCGAAGAAGTCGACGAACGCGCAGGCCTCGTCGTCGAAGCCGTAGTGTTCGCGCAGGCCCTTCGCCATCCGCGCGCAGTAGCCGCCCCACGCGGTGAAGTTCGCGAGGATCGCCAGGATCACGTCCGTCGGCTCGCCGTTGACCGCCATCCACGCCTGGTAGGCGGGGTAGGCCTGGCAGCCGGGGAAGGGTTCGTAGGCGTGGAAGTCCTTGGCCGGCATGCCGGCCGCGCGCGCCAGCGGCTCCAGCATCGGCAGCACCAGCTCCTCGCCGCCTGCCAGAAGCGTGAAGAACGCCCGCGCGTCGGGTTCCTCCGCCTTCGCCGCCAGTGCGAGGAATGTTCGCCAGTCCGACGAGACGATGTGGTTCTCCTCGGCGGCGAACGTCGCGATCACAGCGCGCGGCGCTTCGCCGGTCTCGATCAGCTTGACCACGAGGTTGTCGTGCTCACCGGGATGCAGCTCCGTCCGGATGCGCGTGACCAGGTCCTTTGCGTTCATGAACCGCGATTCTTCCCCACCGCGGAAATCGTTGGCCAGAGCGCGGGGCGTTCCTGCACGATGTTCCCTCGTGGCTGAACACACCTACCGAGTCCTCGTCCGCGGCCGCTTCGCCGACCTCACCGAAGACCAGCGCGCACACCTGCGGGAGCAGCTCCAGGGCTTCGACTTCCTGCGCAGCGGCGGCTTCACCGAGGAGGGCGCGCTGACGTTCGACGAGAAGCTCGACTTCTTCAGCTACCGGGTGATCCTCACAGCGGCGGAGAAGCCGGACGAGGCGGGACTGCGGCGCGCGTCCACGGCGCTCGACGAGCTGGGCGTCGACTTCCAGGGGCTCAAGGCCAAGGTCACCGACATGGACGAGATGAAGATCAACAAGCCGAAACGGCTGAGGTGACACAGGCGTCCCCGCACTTCCGGCCGTGCGGACCGGGAGTACGGGGACGCGTGGTGGAGCTCCGCTCAGCGGAGGATCACGGGTAGTGCGCCAGGTAGGCCTCGGTTGACCCGGCTGTTGCCGTACCGCCGGAGTTGTTGACGATCCGCTGGATGGTTCCGTTGCCGCCCAACGACACCGTCACCATGCTGTGGAGCCTGACCCCGGGGTTGTCCGGGACCTCGAACGCACGGTCGGCCGTGACGCTCGCGTTGTAGCGCATGTAGATGTAGCTGCCCAGGCCCCACGCCTCGTGCGAGGTGACGTGGTTGGCCACCTTGTACGCCGCGTAGCCGCGTGTGGAACCGTTCATCCACGCCGCCTGGTTCGGTGCCTCGTA from Lentzea guizhouensis harbors:
- a CDS encoding oxygenase MpaB family protein is translated as MLEALRRQLSNGLFEMVVGPDREEQAQSIHNAPGPRMFADDRPIRHVHADHAMFIGGLRALLLQSLHPLAMAAVAQHSDYRTDPWGRLQRTSLFVGVTTYGTKADAHKAIDKLAHIHSYIHGTASDGRAYRADDPHLLQWVHVAEVDSFLRCHRRYGEKPLDDYDGYVADMAVIARAMGLQDPPETVQELDDRINAYRPELKGTQEAREAARFLLLKAPLPFVAKGPYAVLSATAVATLPVWARIPLRLPYLPISEATGVKLAGHALMRGLRWVTS
- a CDS encoding alpha/beta fold hydrolase: MPHARASDGTALFYSVEGSGPPLLLIAGQSNSSRWWRQVLPDFTSAFTTITMDNRGTGSSDKPDLPYSTRLFASDCVAVLDDAGIAEAFVYGTSMGGRIAQWIAASHPDRVAKLVLGCTSPGGPHAVERSPEVRKSLAQVDQMKARKALVDLMYTPAYRGPFNTLGDPEMPPYARKLHLLASGEHDAWDALPSIKCPTLVVHGTDDIFNPTANAPLITERIPDARMELIEGARHGYFEEFRSVASPLVVDFLSS
- a CDS encoding chitinase; this translates as MTLFARIAAVAALVLGTVIVSLAPASAAGVTATFAKQSWATGYTATVTVKNETSAAISSWKVEFDYPAGTSVGAYWDSLLTKSGNHHTFVNREYNGSVAPGASVTFGFNVSGTADPQNCTINGAACTGGGTSPTTTTTTTTTTTTTTTTTTTTGPPPTGSLPRKVLVGYLHASFANGSGYIRMRDVPDEWDVINLSFAESTSATSGELRFAQCPVAECPNVESEAEFIAGIKAQQQKGKKVLISIGGQNGQVRLETTAARDAFVRSASAIIDKFGLNGLDVDFEGHSLSLNAGDVDFKNPTTPVIVNLISALKSLKSRYGANFVLTMAPETFFVQVGYQFYGGAGGGDSRTGAYLPVIEAMRNDLTLLHVQHYNSGPIMGLDNQYHFMGGPDFHISMADMVLAGFPVRGDSTKFFAPLRQEQVAIGLPASVNAGNGFTSVADVHTALNCLTKGTGCGSYKPKGVYPNLRGLMTWSINWDKFNNYEFSKQHRAYLPR
- a CDS encoding 5'-methylthioadenosine/S-adenosylhomocysteine nucleosidase; protein product: MTIEATDIVVVLTALESEYAAVRDHLEGPAVRRHATGTRFEVGRIRGGTGRVALANAGAGNQPAAVLAERAIAEFRPRAVFFAGIAGALHDDLDLGAVVVATKVYGYHGGFEGENGFGARPQAWEADHELEQIARSVSRDGRWRLPTAPRVHFRPIAAGAVVLNSRITPSAQVLREHYSDAAAVELESAGTAKAAHLNRAPFLAVRGISDKADGRKHETDRAGWQSVAAGNAAAFTIAVATELFASAPPSTTTLTLRRPVELAWRTDLTGTSSAVERCAVEVHLVPMDEYGRLETHALERLQELFGTHGRRHAFFTDTDRLTSDRTEHAAWVRSAPNPDGHRGLAVHRTGQRCAWSPLRYNAHGSVLDRTALGAQVERSVRLLAELSGLPAPAEVVVAAGLEPAAGLTEHGTGGVCTAARIRVLSGDAVPFHTLLTRPQEAADEITSRLHLAFRQDC
- a CDS encoding GNAT family N-acetyltransferase → MGDLTIRPARPEDLGSLAERLGQDRYFADRLDRQSEGRGVLLTAWLDDLVIGNVYLWLEEAEEPEIRAHLPGTPLVTHLEIHRDHRRQGVGTSLIGEAERLLADRGHGEVALAVEVNNTAAAKLYLRLGYQDWGYSPVECYSPADENGHRDVEICDVMVKALGR
- a CDS encoding helix-turn-helix domain-containing protein, which produces MTSAEPALQLARRLRSLRTRGWPGKPITQEQLAEAFKVSVPLISSWEHKRNPVVPPEQRLEAYATFFATSRSVERQPYRVLASLSDEEQAAREALLAELIVLRTRALGESPAENVPPDADNLWRLPPHEDITIVCSKLPERLRTQLPGAGPEDPDYVELYQYSDLDSLFELHGHIRAMNPTNTVRVRPGAGILTADESSSHLVLLGGVDWNQITAELLHRIDLPIRQQQRPDDTDVSGFEVDDDVEVKTFLPKLRKVGNSQVLEEDVALFYRSRNPFNQKRTVTMCNGAFSRGVLGAVRALTDARFRDRNTAHARSRFAGLDSFSILSRVPVLQGTVITPDWTSDDHLLHEWSA
- a CDS encoding transcriptional regulator, with the translated sequence MNAKDLVTRIRTELHPGEHDNLVVKLIETGEAPRAVIATFAAEENHIVSSDWRTFLALAAKAEEPDARAFFTLLAGGEELVLPMLEPLARAAGMPAKDFHAYEPFPGCQAYPAYQAWMAVNGEPTDVILAILANFTAWGGYCARMAKGLREHYGFDDEACAFVDFFATPAPQLEERAVAAIQAALDAGWQPGHAWRYGRLLQAYELQFWSTLA
- a CDS encoding DUF6204 family protein; this encodes MAEHTYRVLVRGRFADLTEDQRAHLREQLQGFDFLRSGGFTEEGALTFDEKLDFFSYRVILTAAEKPDEAGLRRASTALDELGVDFQGLKAKVTDMDEMKINKPKRLR